DNA from Limnohabitans sp.:
CGGTTCAAAGAACACAACATCGAGTTGCCCGTGGCGAGCCTGGATGTGTTGCCCGCCCAAGAAACCGCGCTGCGCCAAGTCCTGACCAAAACGCTGGAGCACGGCAAAGGCGTGGTCCATGTGCTGAGCGATCTGGACGGTTTGCGTGAAGCCATGTTCAGTGGCGAGTCCACCGCCCGCATCGGGCAGCACCGCGTTTTCTCCACACTGCGCGCTTGCCCCGCATGCGACACCTCGTATGCCGAACTCGACCCACGTCTGTTTTCGTACAACAGCAAACATGGCTGGTGCCCCGACTGTGTGGGCACGGGCGTCAAGCTCAGCAAAGACGAACGCCAAGTGTTCGACGACTCGGTGCGCGACGACAAAGACAAGGGCCGCGAGCAGACCTTTGCTGAGCCCGAGATCGAAGACCTGGCCAATGTGGCCTGCCCCCGCTGCGAAGGCACCCGTCTGAATGCCACGGCGCGTGCTGTGCGTTTGGGCGCAGCCCCAGGCCAGGGCTGGCGCATCACCGACATCGCCAGTTTGTCGGTCACCGATGTGCGGCAATGGGTTGACAAGCTGCACCTCACCGGCCGCGACGCCGACATTGCCCGCGATCTGGTGCCCGAGATCAAGAGCCGCCTTGAATTTTTGGAAGAAGTGGGCCTGGGTTACCTCACGCTGGATCGGGGTGCGCCCACGTTGTCGGGCGGCGAGGCGCAGCGCATTCGCCTGGCCGCGCAACTGGGCAGCAACTTGCAAGGCGTGTGCTACGTGCTGGACGAGCCCACCATTGGCCTGCACGCGCGCGACAACCGGATTTTGCTCAACGCCTTGCAAAGCCTGAGCGACAAGGGCAACACGCTGGTGGTGGTGGAGCACGACGAAGACACCATCCGCCGCGCCGACCACATCATCGACATCGGCCCGAGTGCTGGCAAACGCGGTGGCCGCTTGGTGGCCCAAGGGTCGGTGGCTGACATCACGGCGTCGACCGATTCGCAAACCGGGCGCTATTTGTTGCATGCGATGAAACATCCGATGCAGGTTCGTCGCGTTGTGGGTACTTCTGCGCGGGGCGGTGGCGCGGCCGCTTCATATGGCGGGGGTACGCCAAAATCAGCGCCCACGCCACGGCCCCACGCAGAAGCTTCAGAGACTGCAGCGACTCCCCTGCAATGGCTTAGCTTGACAGGTGCCAACCTGCACAACCTTCGCCAGGTCGATGTGCAGGTGCCTCTCAAGCGACTGGTGGCCGTGACCGGCGTCAGCGGTTCGGGCAAATCCACCTTGGCCCGCGATGTGTTGTTGACCAACGTGCAAGCGCTGGTCAACCAGCGATCGACCTTTGCCGGACGCACCGCACAAGACGCTGGCCAACGCGTGGCTTTGTCGGCCTGCACGGATGTACAAGGCTTTGAAACCATTGACCGCGTGCTCGAAGTGGACCAGACACCGATTGGCAAAACACCGCGCTCCTGCCCTGCCACTTACATCGGCTTTTGGGACACGGTTCGCAAACTGTTCGCCGAAACTTTGGAGGCCAAAGCCCGTGGTTATGACGCCGGGCGCTTCAGCTTCAACACCGGTGAAGGCCGTTGCCCCGGCTGCGAAGGCCAGGGCATGCGCACCATCGAGATGAGCTTTTTGCCCGACGTGAAAGTGCCTTGCGAAACTTGCCGTGGCGCCCGCTTTAACCCCGAGACGCTGGCGGTCACCTGGCGCGGCAAAAGCATTGGCGATGTGCTGAAGATGGAAGTCGACGAGGCCGTGGACTTCTTTGCCAGCATGCCCAGCATCGCGCACCCGCTGCAGTTGCTCAAGGATGTGGGTTTGGGTTACCTCACGCTGGGCCAGCCTTCACCGACATTGAGCGGTGGTGAGGCCCAGCGCATCAAGCTGGTGACCGAGCTGACCAAGGTGCGCGACGAGGTGGGCAAGCGCGGCAACAAAGCGCCGCACACCCTGTATGTGCTGGACGAACCCACGGTGGGCCTGCACATGGCCGACGTGGACAAACTCATCAGCGTGCTGCACAGACTGGTCAACGCCGGTCACAGCGTGATCGTGATCGAACACGACCTGGATGTGATCGCCGAAGCCGACTGGGTCATTGACCTGGGACCTGAAGGCGGCAACGCTGGAGGCCGTATTGTGGCGGCCATGACGCCCGAGGCCTTGGTGCTGTTGGGCACGCACACCGGCGTGGCGCTGGGGCCGGTGCTGGCCCGGGTTTGATGTGATTCAAGACGAATCAGGTCGGTGCCCCGGCATTCAATAGAATCAGGTCATGCCCAGCCGCCCACACACATCCGTTGCTCTGGAGCCTGAATACATCGAAGGCTTTCGCCAGATCTATGAAGAAAAAATCGTTTTCAACAAGACGCTGGGTCTGAAGCTGGTCAAAATCGCGCCCGAAGGGGTGGAGGCCCGCATCGACATGCGACCCGAGCTGGTGGGGCATTTTGCCTACAACCGTATTCACGGCGGGGTCATCAGCGCGGTGCTGGATGCCATTGGCAGCGCGGCCGTGATGGCTGCGCTGGCGGCCAAGCACATGGACGAGCCTCCTTCCAAACGCCTCGAGCGCTTTGCCAAGCTGGGCACCATCGATTTGCGGGTGGATTACTTGCGCCCCGGTATTGGCGATTACTTCATCATCACCGCAAACGCCTTGCGCGTGGGCTCGCGGGTGGGTTCGTCTCGTATGGAGTTTTTTGGTCCGGACGGGACTTTGATGTCCACGGGTGCGGCCGCCTACATCGTGTCCTGATTCTGCATCTGAGACCCTGGCCTCAACGCTCATTCGGTGGGAACGGCGCGCGGGTGACCTTGTTCGTCTACTGCCACATAGGTCAGGTTCGCCTCAGTCACCTTGATGTACTGGCCCTGCAGCCGAAAACGCTCGGCAAACACCTCCACCTTGACAGTGACCGAGGTGCGGCCCACGCGCACGATGCGTGAGAAAAACGACAGGATGTCGCCCACTTTGACCGGTTGCTTGAAGATGAACTCGTTCACGGCCACTGTGACCATGCGTCCTCGCACGCGCCGCGCGGGCAGCACAGCCCCGGCCAGGTCAACCTGGGCCATGACCCAACCGCCAAAGATATCGCCGCTGGCGTTGCAATCGGCGGGCATGGGGATGACCTTGAGCACCAACTCCTGGTCAGTGGGCAAAGACATGGTTTGAGGGTTAGGGGCGTTAGACATGGGCACAATGGGGTTGAACTCAAAACCGGATTGTCCCCTATGCGCCACCACGGCGAGCCTGCTGCCTCTGCAACTCCCCATTCACCCCAGTCGGACGCCGTCGCCGGGGCGATGGTCAAGTCGCTTCCAGGCGGCGACTGGAAAACCCTTTCGCGTCTCATGCCTTACCTGTGGCAGTACAAGTGGCGGGTGGGCATTGCACTGAGTCTGATGGTGTTTGCCAAGCTGGCCAATGTGAGTGTGCCCCTGCTGCTCAAGGAGTTGGTCGATGCCATGAGCCTCAAACCCAGCGATCCGCAAGCGGTGTTGGTGGTGCCGGTGGCGCTGCTGTTGGGTTACGGCGCTTTGCGCTTGCTGACCTCGGCCTTCACCGAGTTGCGCGAGTTGGTGTTTGCCAAAGCTACACAAGGCGCATCGCGCAGCATTGCCTTGCAGACCTTTGAGCACTTGCACGCGCTGAGCCTGCGTTTCCACCTGGCGCGGCAGACCGGCGGTATGACGCGGGACATTGAACGCGGGGTGCGCGGCATCGAGTCCTTGATTTCTTACTCTCTGTACAGCATCGTGCCCACCTTGATCGAGGTGTGTTTGGTATTGACGATTCTGGCTGTCAAATTCGATGCCTGGTTTGCCGGTATCACCTTGATGGCTTTGAGCTTGTATATCTTTTTCACGGTGCGCGTCACCGAGTGGCGCACCATTTACCGCAAGCAAGCCAACGAGTTCGATTCGGCGGCACACACCCGCGCCATAGACTCGCTGCTGAACTACGAAACCGTCAAATACTTTGGCAATGAGCGGTTCGAGGCGGGTCGCTACGACGAAAGCCTGGAGCGCCTGCGCTTGTCGCGCCTGAAGGCGCAAACCTCTTTGTCCTTGCTCAATACCGGGCAGCAGCTCATCATCGCTGCGGCTCTGGTGACCATGCTTTGGCGCGCTACCGAAGGTGTGGTGGCTGGGCGCATGACCTTGGGCGATTTGGTCATGATCAATGCCTTCATGATCCAGCTCTACATCCCGCTCAACTTTCTGGGTGTGCTGTACCGGGAGATCAAGCAAAGCCTGACCGACCTGGACAAGATGTTTGTGCTGATGGACCGCGAGCGCGAAGTGGCCGATGCGCCGGGTGCGCCCGCTCTGACCTTGCAAGGCGCACCCGATGTGGTGTTTGACCGCGTGTCGTTTGCTTACGAACCCGATCGCCCGATCTTGAAAGACATCAGCTTCATGATTCCGGCCGGCAAAACCGTGGCGGTGGTCGGCCCTTCGGGCTCGGGCAAGTCCACGCTGGCGCGCCTGATGTTCCGTTTTTACGATGTGCAGCAGGGCTTCATCCGCATTGCAGGGCAAGACATTCGGCAGGTCACGCAATCGAGTGTGCGCCAAGCCTTGGGCATCGTGCCGCAAGACACGGTGCTGTTCAACGACAGCGTGGCCTACAACATCGCCTATGGTCGGCCCGGTGCCAGCCAGGCCGAGATCGAGGGTGCAGCCCGTTCGGCCCGCATCCACGACTTCATCGCCTCTACGCCCAAGGGTTACCAAACTTCGGTTGGCGAGCGCGGCCTGAAGTTATCGGGTGGCGAAAAGCAGCGCGTGGCCATTGCCCGGACATTGCTCAAAGACCCACCGATTCTGGTGTTTGACGAAGCCACTTCGGCGCTCGACTCTGCCAACGAGCGCGCCATTCAGGCCGAGTTGGCCAGCGTGGCGCAAAACAAAACCACGCTGGTGATTGCGCACCGCCTGTCCACGGTGGTGGACGCGCACGAGATTTTGGTGATGGAGGCCGGGCAAATCATCGAGCGCGGCAACCATGCCGAGTTGCTGGCCCAGCAAGGCCGCTACGCCAGCATGTGGGCGATGCAGCAGTCGGCCG
Protein-coding regions in this window:
- a CDS encoding thioesterase family protein, which codes for MPSRPHTSVALEPEYIEGFRQIYEEKIVFNKTLGLKLVKIAPEGVEARIDMRPELVGHFAYNRIHGGVISAVLDAIGSAAVMAALAAKHMDEPPSKRLERFAKLGTIDLRVDYLRPGIGDYFIITANALRVGSRVGSSRMEFFGPDGTLMSTGAAAYIVS
- a CDS encoding acyl-CoA thioesterase encodes the protein MSNAPNPQTMSLPTDQELVLKVIPMPADCNASGDIFGGWVMAQVDLAGAVLPARRVRGRMVTVAVNEFIFKQPVKVGDILSFFSRIVRVGRTSVTVKVEVFAERFRLQGQYIKVTEANLTYVAVDEQGHPRAVPTE
- a CDS encoding ABC transporter ATP-binding protein/permease; the encoded protein is MRHHGEPAASATPHSPQSDAVAGAMVKSLPGGDWKTLSRLMPYLWQYKWRVGIALSLMVFAKLANVSVPLLLKELVDAMSLKPSDPQAVLVVPVALLLGYGALRLLTSAFTELRELVFAKATQGASRSIALQTFEHLHALSLRFHLARQTGGMTRDIERGVRGIESLISYSLYSIVPTLIEVCLVLTILAVKFDAWFAGITLMALSLYIFFTVRVTEWRTIYRKQANEFDSAAHTRAIDSLLNYETVKYFGNERFEAGRYDESLERLRLSRLKAQTSLSLLNTGQQLIIAAALVTMLWRATEGVVAGRMTLGDLVMINAFMIQLYIPLNFLGVLYREIKQSLTDLDKMFVLMDREREVADAPGAPALTLQGAPDVVFDRVSFAYEPDRPILKDISFMIPAGKTVAVVGPSGSGKSTLARLMFRFYDVQQGFIRIAGQDIRQVTQSSVRQALGIVPQDTVLFNDSVAYNIAYGRPGASQAEIEGAARSARIHDFIASTPKGYQTSVGERGLKLSGGEKQRVAIARTLLKDPPILVFDEATSALDSANERAIQAELASVAQNKTTLVIAHRLSTVVDAHEILVMEAGQIIERGNHAELLAQQGRYASMWAMQQSAE